tttatagtatttctcCGAAAATAGTCTGTTTAAATGGGTCTAAATTACCTTCActattttatatgtgaaaaaatCGAGGTGAAGAAAAGctaatcattttattaatgtaattattaatccAATTATCATTAAGatcattaaaatgtttacttgcaaatacaaaaagatcaagaaataaaaattacctatGGTTTTACTTATGAATTACATCTCCCATCTTAAAAGAGTAGCTATATAGTATaaacacatttaagaaaaatttggcAACTATTTTGCAATTCAGTGAACACACtgagatttattttctattttaaaacatttaatctcAATAAACAGTAGGACCAACAGCATAATTTATCATCACAGAGTAAGAGAATATTTaagcataatatatataatagaataagTGGGCCAATTACTGACTCTATGACACATCACATAcataataaaaacctaaaaatagttaaattttaaaaactgccttCTCCATTTCAGAAAGTGCGTTAGTATTTTCCAAGACAAAActagattaaataaattagaattacCTTGACAGCCACTCCTTTTCCTTCAGGAAATTCTAGAAGATGAAAAGTCAGTTCTTCAACCCTGTTAATGCAGAGCTTTGGGTCAGTTGTCCTTCTCAACGCCTGAACTAACGCCCGGGTTCTGTTATCAATACTCACTCTTGCAATAATCTACAaagacatattaaaatatatatgattaggATGCGAAACTTCTCTAGTAATACCAACACGTGATTAAGGTTTCTCTGGTCCCATAGGGAAATGGAATTTACGCATTTGACAAAAGTTAAAACGTCAAGCAACACTGATAACGACTTGCCTTTTCTCGCTGAAGAGATAACCgctttttctcctctccatttttgTCTTTGCTGACAGGCTGCTCAGCTTTAACAGCCTCTTCCTGCTCTTCTGGCTGACTCTTTGAATCATACTTTAATTTAGGGACAAGTCCACCAATATAACCACCTACTAAAGCCTGGACACCTTCGGTGGGACGAGAAAGAAAGTTAGCAATACTCTGTTTAGTAGAAACTGGAAGAGCCTCAGGAGTCCCACTGGCACTtgcagacttgtccacagaatATAAAGAAGATTCTGAATCACGCTTATCAGTCAGGATGCCAGGATCTGGAGAGCTCGATTTCTCTTCTTCGACCTTTTTATCTTCAAGTTTGTCCtggaaatgtttcttttcctttttttgagacATTCTTTCCTCACGTTTGAAGTATGAATTAATATGATTTGATAAAAAGTAGAATGACTCTCCAAATCTTGTGGTTAAACTACTTGTGTAACGAAAAAGACTTTGTTTACCTATATCTTCATCTTTACCTACACTATGACTTTCAGAGAAAGAACTCTTTTCTACTGATTTGTCACTGTATTTTTTCAGAGATTTGATGGCTTGTTTAATGCCTGTCTGTTTTAACCAACCACTATCTGATACTTTTCTTAATATTCGAGAACTTGGCTTAAATTGAGCTAAACGTGAGATCATTTCATTCTGAGTGCCAAAAACAGCCTTTGAAACAGAGTTCAAAGTACTTTTAATACGGGACATACGAATGCTCACTTTTGTAAGTCCCTTGGGAGTAGAAGTGCTAAGTTTCAAAATTCCAATATGTAAACCATGGTGGCTTGGAGAGTAACAGTGCTTTCTCCAAGAATGGGCATCACTTTTGGTCAATTTACATCTTATTTTGCTTGTATGAAAACCTCTTTGTAGACTGGCGTGGCTTATCCTCCAGTAATGTTTAGGTGAGTATAAGAAATGCAgctgcttgcttctctgcttcCCACAAAGACTTCTTGCATTACTAAGGaggtaaatataatatatatctatagtcAAATTAATAGACataacttaaaaatcatttattttctatatgttaGGATTTTCACTTCATTCCTGAATGCTTCATTTAAGAAATGCCATAATTCATGGTCTTACCtgaaatagcaagaaaaaaaaaattaggatacaAGGTAAAATTGAAACTGGGTTTAAGATAAAATACTTTTCTACTTGAAATAAACTCAGCAGCTTGtctcaaaagaagacagaataatgTATTTCCATTAGAGATACTGCATATCTCCCTTTTAAGCTCACAGAAGACAATTCATTCTCCAGTAcagaatttaatgaaaaaagagagtgagTGGTAGGATGTTTCATGAGATGTAATTTAGGAAAGCTACCAAATACATAAGTTTTCCTACAACACATAACTGAATATGCAATTTAGATACtatgctgtttttcttctctgtcaaagTCTGGACTAGTTTATGTGACACCAGACTTTGAAGTCTTTGTAGAGTCAAGTCTTACACCATCTTGTTCATTGCAAaccatttatagaatatttaaccTACATGGACATGGTACTAGATGCTGAAACCACAAAGACAAACACGATATGAAGAACTTTCAGTCTAAGGCTACAGATAGCCATGCAAAAAAACATTTCACTATCTAGTTGTGTTTATTAAATTAAAGGTCTGACTACAAGAAGCTATGTGCCACATCTAACAGACAAGGGGTTCATAACCACAATGTAAGatgaatgcaattaaaaaaagaaagattcagctgacagaaaaatagacaaaggacATTAACAGGCCAGTTaatgtagaagaagaagaaatacagacagtaaaattatgaaaataccCTTCACCACATCAAAGAAAAGTACTAATTAAAACACgttttgttttggggcacctgtgtggctcagtgggttaaagcctttgcctttggctcaggtcatgatcccagagccttgggatcgagccccacatctggctctctgctcagcagtgagcctgcttcccttcctctctctctgcctacctctctgcctaattgtgatctctgtctgtggaataaataaataaaatcttaaaaaaaaaaccaacatgttttgtttttacaataggTGGTAATGCAAATGGTTGATAATATTCAGTATTAATAATAGGCTAAAGAAATGGGACACATAGGGCTATCTGACAATATCCAATGAAATCTTAAATACTATCTATCACAATCTTAAAGGCACATATTTTTTGATCAGCAATTTCACTATTAAAACTCTATTAAGAATCCTACAGAAATACTTTATAAGAGTGCagaagtatatatacacattcccTAATGCATtgactgaaataataaaacaaagaaaaacaactctaAAGGTCTTCTAGAAAGGAATGGCTCAATAAACTATGGCATATATACTGCAGAATGGGTTACCATATAGTATTCTGCAACAGTTAAAGAAACTAGATGATCTGCCCATCCTTCATATACACTACAGTAAAAAAGGCCAGCGGCTATAATACATACACTATACACATGTGGAGATACAAAGACATTAGgtaatgaaagacagaaaaacctACACATGCAGTTTAAATGTGAAGCTGTCCACATGTGGCACATGCACGCGCACGCATACACACGCAGATTCCGAAAGGGTAAGCACTAGTTTGTTTATTCTTGTGAACCAAGGAGTGGGATCAAAAGAGAACAAGAAgatggactttttctttttccttttgtattatctgtattttttacaatgagaaaatattacctttgtaattagaaaaagcagacagaaaaaaagaaaaaaagcaaatggttTAGAACACTTTCACAGATAGTGCCATGAGAATGGTCAGAGCAGATATCCAAGTaagttcaaaaaataataaaaagacactaAAAACTGGACAAAGTTAAAAAGGAACTCATTAAGTAGAAAGCTGAGAAcaggagagaattttaaatagcaacaaatacaaagacaaaagaaGCATTTAAGAAAGCATAAACAATATGAACAAAAATTGCAAGCAGTCCAGTTTCGCTCCAGGACCTAGAAAGAGTAATGAGAATAATGAGGGACAGGTAGATGATATTGCAAAGATGGTTTTGGGGGTCAGATTATGAAGGCTCTTACAAATCTTGCCAAGGAAATTAAAGATCAGACTGTCAATGAAGTATTTTAAGCAAAGGAGTGACACTACAAAGAGGATTCAGCAGATCTCTGACAGAATGAACAGACAAGACTGAGAAAGATAGAAACCCAGAACCTACTGTGAATGTTCAGATTACAGTCTGAACTAAAAGCTTTGTAAATCGCATGTATACGTATGATTTCAAAATTCCAATTttacaaagagacagagagaaaagaaaccaacatATCTACCTTCCCAGCTTTtctgatatccaggatttatggCCAATGAGTAAGTTGAATTAACATAAAAGCCCCACAATCCCCAAACcagaaatacttaataaaatacaattaaagtaCCTGTGAATAAAAAGCCATGCTCAAAACTAGTAATGGACTCCTACaagtcaacaataaaaaaatcaaattgccCGATTAAAAACAAACTGGCAAAGAACTTGAGTAGAAATTTCTCCAGAgaggatatacaaatggccaacaagcatatgaaaagatgctcaacatcactgaatcatcagaaaaatgcaaatcaaaaccaaatgagatATCACTCCAGACTCATTAGGAAGgctgtgattaaaaacaaacagaaaataacaagtgtttgcAGAGATACGGAGAAGTTAGAACCCTTGTGCACCGTTGTTGGGACTGTAAAATGGAGCAGCTGCTGCAGAAAATAGTATtgtggttcctcaaaaatattaaaaatagaaataccataggaTCTAGCAaccctacttctgggtatatatccaaaggaattgaaagcagggtctcaaagaggcATCTGCACAtttgtgttcatagcagcacacAATACCAGtggtggaaacaactcaaatgttggggtttttttgtttgtttgttttgtttttttctgtgggTCGAGagttctatattttctatatggGGAAGACAATTAAAACAGAAGTGATCTCTAAAAAACCCAGGATAGTAGCTTTGATCCTAGGAGAGGAAACTGACAATGAAAAGAGTTCAGTTGTCTCAAGTAAGTTGTAGTCCATAGGGAAGGGTGAAAGGTTGAAAGGAAGAAACTCTTTGAAGAAACTAAGGAAAGGTAAATGATTTACCCATAACTGATGCCATTGGTggtaattttcttatttcaagtgatgactttttttttggtaggaggtttgaattggttttctttttgattctcatTCATGTATTCTGTCAATGCAATactgattatctccattttagtgTGTTTAGTCTTTAACTCTAgtagccttttatttatttcataactattTTTTGAAGGCCTTTTTTATGCTAGGTTCTGTGCTAGCCATAGGTGATAAAATGGCAAGACACTGTCAAGCAAACATAGCCCTTAGGACTAACCATCACAGACAGACCATTTTTCATTAACAGTTTGAGATTATGAAATTATCCAATCATTTTaactcagataaacaaaatgtatttacctacaaaggaatattattcagcctttaaaaggatgGAAAACCTGTCACATGTTAGAACAGGGATGAACTCTTGAggatattattttaagtaaaataagccagtcacaaaaggacgaatactgtgtgattccacttacacaaAGTATCTAGAGTATTCAAAGTCACTGCTATAGAAAGCAGAATGATGATTTCTAGAAACTGGGGAATGGGGCAAAAGGGGTGTTTCATGGGCACAGCTTCAGTTCCCCAAGATGAAAAAGTACTGGAGATGTTTTAGAACAATGTGAATGCAGTTAATGCCACTGAACCACATACTTAAACATGGTAAAGATGGTAAATGTTATAATACTTGGTTTTTATTACAGTTAAGAAAAAACCCAATAGTGGTAAATCCATAGTTGAGAAATCACAAGCCTGAGATCTTTTTCAGTCACATTGCTTGAATGGTGCACAGACCCCAAGCAAATGAAAACTAGTCAGAGCTGGTGAACCCCAAGGAGTTTCAGTAGAATGAACTGAAAGTACCATtaaagggggcacttgggtggctcagtccatcaagCTTCTGACTGCTGGTTTCAGCTCTCAAGTCCTGATGTCAGGGTGTGCGACAGAGTCCCATCTCTGGCCGCAGTGAgctgggagtctacttgagattctctctcctcctttctctcacgCCTGTGTGCTcaagcttgtgctctctctctcacaagtaagtaagtctttaaacaacaacaaactaccATGAAAGGATATTTCCAAAACTCAGGGCAAATGGGGTATTGTACTTGACATGATCAAGAGAAGAACTGAGTTGACATTTTACTGGAGACCTCAAATAAGTAACGAAGCAAATCattaaaatctgggaaaaaagccttcaaggcaaaggaaaaagcaaTGAAAGTGTTGGAGACAGTAATGAGCTCTGTCTATTCAAGACTAAAAGAACCACCAGGTGGTTGAAGGTAACTAAACAGGGAAAATGCTGGAAAAATGGGCCCAACAGTCAAGCAGAAGACAGAGCTATACAAGTAATGGGTCTGTATTGTTTCTTTCCAATGACATAATTCTCATAACCAATTATGAATACACCTAACAAGACACTGAGATAcagtatataaagcaaaaaaaaaaaaaaaaaaaagaggaattatgGAAAGACTAGACAATTTCATGACAATATTTTAATACCCCTCTTACAAACTACAATTACCAAGCAAAAATCAATAAGCACAGAACTACCAACAAAATAAGAAAGCTTAGTTTAGCTGTTTCCAAATCACAACACTGGTAAATGCAGATAAAAATTTTGAGAGTAAATTCTGCTGGAGTAGGTTAGACtgcaaaaagataaagagaagaatgTCAAGTGGCAGGTGCCATCACCTACTGAGAAAAGAGCAGTAAAGACGAGGGTACCAACTTATAGGGTAGTGTAAgtacactggaaaaataaatagaatagggAGGTATAGAACAACTTCTAGGGAACAGAACTGTGTTTTAACTGGAGGAAAATAAGGGAACTGCTAGCTGGAGGCTCAGCTGAGGATAAAAGAATGAATCTACACAGGACTTCCCTAAGTTATTCCAATAATGCAGGCATAAAGTGACAAGGGTTTGAATTAAGACACTGGTACTGTACTAGAGAAAGGATTACTTTGAGCCCCACTTTGAAAGTGGGGAAACAGCGAAACACAGGACTTGGTCACAGGGAAGAATGGGGTGAGGAGAAGATGTCAAAACAACTCAAGTGTTTTTACTCAGAGATACATAGAGAATACCACTTGTGAAAATGAGATGACTAGAAGGGGACCAatttaatatgaaagaaaaatctcttggATGAGGTAACACAGGACATTCAAATGGAAATGTACTATAGAAACACAGGCTGTGGTTTAAGTCTGGAGATACCAGCACAGTGACAACTGAAAATAGAAGACTGGATTtaccaggggggaaaaaaaaaagtttatagtaATAATTCCTGAGAACTGGGGGACCACAGATCCTCTTCCTTGAGAAATGATtatttgcatacacacacacacacacacacacactatacttTCCGTAACATTTCAAGAGTCATGGACCTACTAAAGTATTTAGATTTGAATTTTGAAACTCTGCtttctttagaaagaagaaagggcagACCCCTGACTGACATCAAGAGTTAGGAAGAAGTCTTTCCAGAAACAAAAAAGCACAGGTGAAAAGATATCCTGAAAAAATCAGGGTCATGGAAACCAATACAACAGCAAGTTCTAAAAAGAACTCGATAATGAACAAAGTTAAGATATATAACATGGGAGAGAAAGATTATAACTAAGACATGAAATGACAGAAAGGTGTCCAAGGTTAAGAGTTCTATGACAGAAAGTTGTCCAAGGCTAGGAGTTCTAACTCTGACCTTTTCACAAATGTGTTCCACAAGTGAGGCAATATGTACCCTTAGGTGCAATTCCTTTGTCATTACTGAGCAAAAGAACAACTCAGTACAAGCTGTACTTTTATCTGCTTAGCAAGTGATGCAAATAAATACACCAGTCAACTGATCTTCTCCCTCAACTTCACTATAAAGACATTCTCTCTAGACTTTAACATAGATCTAAGAAATAGGAAAGTAAGATCAACATTGAGAAAAAGTTTGGTAACAAATTATGAAGAACATATTCTTACAATTAAAGTACAAGTAAATGGCGCAATTTAACAAATTAACTACAATGGGCTTCAAACAACTGCCTCCGTAAGAGGCATCAATTCTCGGCTCACAGtttaatacactttttttttttttaaactctcggATTTAAAAATGCTTACTATTTCACTGTTTTAACAGCAGTCCCTCAACACGATGAAGCATACTTTTGTCAGTTGAAATCTCAGCAACAAGGACTATATGCAAGAACCAGATGCAGATGTTACTGGAGATAAAACCCCATTATAAAGAAGACAGTCCCGTATGGACACTTTGGTTTCCCCAAGAAGTCAGCACATTCAAGTTACTGTATGAGGCGTAGGCAGCAGGTTCCTCCCAGCACGATGACAGAAATGACAATGACGGGGAGCACGGCCACACAACGATTCGCACCGCTTCATCTCTGACAAAGCACACACCTGAACCTGCAACAGCAGCGCAGGGACGGAGCCAGACGCGCGCGGGGTTAAAAAGAAACCGCTGGCCACTCGAACACGCGGCGGAATGCGCCCGTGCGCCGACGGCGGAGGACGGCGCAGAAGAGGGAAGCGTTCTGACAGTCAGCAGGGAACTGCGGGAGAACCCTCCAGTGCGGGCGCAGCCAAAACGATCGGGGCAACCAGGCTGGGAGCTGCGGGGGTGGGCCAGAAAGCGCAGGGCGGGACGAGGGAAACCAAAACAGGGTGAGCCGGACCAGGCCAGCAGAACCCGAGGCGGCGGACGGCGGGGGCGGACACCGCGCACCAATCAGCCCCAGGTCCGCGGCTCCTTCCGGTGCCCGGATGCCTCTTGGAACCTTGGTCCCGGGACCTCCTCGAAGCCCGGCGGCTCCCCGCCCTGTTCCTCTGCAAGTGCCCTTCGAGGAAAGAGAAGGGCCACACAAGTGCCCGGGGAGGCCAGGCTGCCCTCTTTCCTAACCTATCGTCCCGCCTCTGTCCCCCCAGCCGCCACTCACCGGGATGCAGGCCGCAACTCTATGGGCGGCAGCGGCGACGCGCCTCCGGACCGCACTGACGTCCACTCTGGCCGGCCCGCATCAGCTGAGCTACCAACACAAACAGAAGAGCCGCGGTCGAGGCACCACCCCCACGGCTCCGTCCCGCCCCAGCGGAAGTGACGCACGCGCGGGCCGTGTCTACCCGCCCGGCCCGGGGGAGGCCCTCTGCCCGGCTCCGGCCAGGGCCTCCCGGTCAATCGCCGCTCCCTTTCCCAGACATGCGCAATAGAGTCCGAGGGAGCGAGGGGCGGGAGACGTGCGTGCGTGCACGCGCCGTTTGCGTCGGGGGAGGTGCGGCGGGGTGGAGCGGGGAGGGGGTtgctttcctctgtatgtttGCCCGCGGGCTGCCACCTCCGCGTCTGGGAGGATCCTGTCTGCGTGCGGTCCAATCCGTGGAGCTGGGCTTGCGTTACCCGTGGCCGAGAGGGTGGCGAGCTGCATGGGGCGGCGCTCGTACCACTCTGCTCGGCCCGCTTGCTTTCTCCATTTCTGGGCATGGCCACCTTGGCTACCGCTTGTGTCATCGTATTGGAAGGTGGCCTGTAGCATTACATTACCACGGATGTCCTGCAAAAGGTCCCACACTTCACACTTCACACTTAACATTTTTCGAATTCTGACGTTGTGTACATACCAGATGACCATCTGCAGCCTTACGGCAAATACGGCCCGTCGGCTGTTTCCGTACGTCTGTGGGCTAAGAATGCCTTTTACATTTTTCAGTGGTTAAGAGAATAAAGTATGCATTGGAACACGTGCAataacatgaaattcaaatttcgaagtccataaaaaaataaagttttattagaacagagCCATGCCCATTCCTCTATATGTCAAGCAACTTTCAGGCTACAGCAGTGAATGCAAGTAGTTAAAACAGCTTCCTTTATTCTCTTGAACTGAGCTTGCAATTAAATCGAGGTTAGGAAACACAAAAGTAGCCTGTGCTAGACTGCAACTCAAAATATTACCAAGACTTggactctttttctttaaagctcACCAGGCTTTAGCACCCTGTAAGATTATtgtaaaatctttaaggaaataaTTGCATGAACTTTCTCAAACAGTGGGTATTAAACTGTTtactctatctctctttttttatagagaggatttcatatttatatttcatattttatatgcaaatttatgtaaatatgcgtttatatgtatatataatttttaaaattatggcaaGGAAGCCATCTTGTTATCTTGCTAGGCTCTTGGGGCACAGATGGCTGGATTGTGTACATCACAATGGCTGAAGCACATAGTTCagtcatgttatttatttatatatacgaTAGTTAAAAAATGTATGCAACAAATTAAGCTTTAGAGATGTTTGGAAGTAACTTTAGTTCTGGAGTGATGCTTCTCCccattgttaaaaaaattattcttacaCTTGTTAAAACTGTAAGGAAGGCCTTACTGAGGGAAATTGCAGCAGGTGTCAAGGCTATTGCAGTAGGGGAGAGAGATTAGACTCAGCTACAAATACAACAAAGACAGCTGGAGATGTAAGCTGaaaagcagagtgagaggggtcaGTGGATAGAAAATTATTAAGAGGGGACATCAAGGGTGGGAATGATTCTTGCTAAACTAATTTCACAGGATTCTTGCAGAGGAGGTCAGTGTGGTCGTACATCCAAGGAGAGGGATGAGGAATTTGATTAGATATCAAGGGTGGTCAGATAGAAAGGGTGGGAGGGCCTCTCCAAACTGACCTAGCAGGATTCTTACTAAAACTGGACTTGGCTGGCCACAGACAGGGCCCAGGCAGGCAGCATACCTGAGAGGAGGACTCACAGATGCCTAAAATTTGGTCAAACAGAAAGTCTTTGTCGTATCTATTCTCCcctgttttcctttattccttaaCTTAGTCAGCCTTCATGAAATATCCAGATTTTCCTCCCGTGTCAGGAATCTTCAAATAATTCTCAagtcctccttctccttctttgccTTTGCCTTCCCTCCCTGTTTTCCCCCGCGCCTTTAACAATCGTGAAGTCTGATGATTCCTACTGCCAAATCTCTCTCATCTTCCCATTGCTCTTTGCTGCCAATTCCATTGCATTAATTTAGGCTTTAATCCTTAAGACACAATCTTATCCAGACTGGTTTTCCGGGCTATAACTGACCTCCAGCCCAGAGCCATTCTCTTCTATTCTGACAATGCAATCTTTCTTAAGTACAAATCCAATCCTGTGTTGTCCCTGATTAAAAAGTCTTTGCTCTCACTTCATCTCCACAGAATAAAATGTAGGGCATTGTTGGCTGCCACCCTGCCACCCTTCCAGCCTTAACTTCACCACAGGCCCCTTGCTCTTTACCCTTTTTTCTGTTAACTAGTAAGGTTTGGCTCATAATACCTGTTCAAAGACTGTCTAGTCTCTCTATTTTTCAAGCAAAACTTAACATTGTAGCCCAAATAAATGTAGACATATTGCTGGGAAGTATTTCTCCAAATCACTCCAATGAGGGATATGCCAGGAAATAATTCTAGAACAGTAGGtactgtggtaggcagaataatggtctcttaaaaaatgcttatacccttaacctgtgaatatgttatgttCCCCAAACACAATAGACTTCTCCAAATACCTTGTGCCTTTTTGTACTTCAGTGCCTTTGTTTATGCCTCCTTCAAAACCAGAAATGCCTACAAAACCTAAACATACtattaccatacaatccagcaatctcATTCcttggtatatatccaaaggtGTTCAAAACTTATATCCAcagaaaaaccacacacaaaggATTATCGGGCTTATGGCAGTTTTATCCATTATTGTCAAAACTTAGCAACTGCCAAGATGTCTGTCCTTCAATAGGTAAATGAACAAGTAACTGTGATACacccaaacaatggaatattagtcagtgataaaaagaagtgAGCTTCAAGCCATGGAAAGATGTGGAGGAACCTgcttattactaagtgaaagaagctgatctgaaaagactacatactgtatgattccaaccatgacatcctggaaaaggcaaaactatggaggcaGTAAAAAGACCTCCATGGTTGCTAAGGGTTAGGATTGGAGGGGAAAAGGAGTGAATAAGCAGAGCCCAAAGGATTTTTAGAACAATGAACATACTCTCTATGGTGCTATGATGGTGATCACATGTTatcatacatttgtccaaacccacagaacgtGCAACACCAACAGTGAACCCAAACTATGGACTTGGGGTTATTACGATGTGTCAATGTAgattcattaattgtaacaaatgtatcactctggCAGATGTGGATAATGGGAAAGGCCATGCATATATAGGGAAGAGGGGATAAGGGAAATCTCTGTATCCTCCAGTCAATTTTTCTGTGCATCTAAAACTTccctaaaaaaattaagtcttcaaaaatttcaaaagaaaagccagaaaaggctTATCTTATTGCTTCATAGAGTAGATCATTCCTTCCATTTGTGCTTGCTTCTCCTAGAGCCCTTGGCTGCCCAGcactgtattcattcatttatatgcCTATGAGTTTCCTGTAGGCGGGAAGTATAACAAATGGATTTATATCTATATCCTCTGGATCTAGCATAGATACCTAGCAAATAGTAGACTTTCTAAAATTCTGTATTAttgaggtgcctaggtggctctgtaggttaagcctctgccttcagctctagtcatgatcccggggtcctgatcgagccctgaactgggctctttgctcagtggggagcctgcttctctctctctctctgcctgactctctgcctacttgtgatctctgtcaaataaataagtaaaatcttaaaaataaataagtacaataaaattctgtattattgaattgatttttaattttaatcaactTACTAgctaaaaaattttgaaaattggtgattctttttttgttggaaaaacttttaaaagagaatttcaattactttttttcattttttaaaatttaatttcttttcagtgtaacagaattcattgtttatgcaccacacctagtgctccatgcaatatgtgcccttcataatacccaccaccaggctcccccaacctcccgcctcccccttcaaaaccctcagattgtttttcagcttccatagtctctcatggttcacctcctcttccaatttccctcaactcccttctgctctccatctccccatgtcctccatgttatttcttatgctccacaaataagtgaaaccatatcataattgactctctctacttgatttatttcactcagcataatctctttcaattacttttcaaaaatgtttgtttaaaaattttatttgaatttaaattactttcaaacaaaataaattcagttatGTGCAAAATAGGAGattatcttgtgtttttaataGGAGACTACTAATATTTAATAGGCTTCAGGAAAACCTCATACTTGGAATAACACAAAATACAGTAATTGTGCAACCCCATTTTCCTTTGCTACTAGATAAAATAGACAGCTGCATTGCTCCTGTATC
This genomic stretch from Mustela erminea isolate mMusErm1 chromosome 11, mMusErm1.Pri, whole genome shotgun sequence harbors:
- the PNPLA8 gene encoding calcium-independent phospholipase A2-gamma isoform X1, with amino-acid sequence MSINLTIDIYYIYLLSNARSLCGKQRSKQLHFLYSPKHYWRISHASLQRGFHTSKIRCKLTKSDAHSWRKHCYSPSHHGLHIGILKLSTSTPKGLTKVSIRMSRIKSTLNSVSKAVFGTQNEMISRLAQFKPSSRILRKVSDSGWLKQTGIKQAIKSLKKYSDKSVEKSSFSESHSVGKDEDIGKQSLFRYTSSLTTRFGESFYFLSNHINSYFKREERMSQKKEKKHFQDKLEDKKVEEEKSSSPDPGILTDKRDSESSLYSVDKSASASGTPEALPVSTKQSIANFLSRPTEGVQALVGGYIGGLVPKLKYDSKSQPEEQEEAVKAEQPVSKDKNGEEKKRLSLQREKIIARVSIDNRTRALVQALRRTTDPKLCINRVEELTFHLLEFPEGKGVAVKEKIIPYLLRLRQIKDETLQAAVREILALIGYVDPVKGRGIRILTIDGGGTRGVVALQTLRKLVELTQKPVHQLFDYICGVSTGAILAFMLGLFHMPLDECEELYRKLGSDVFSQNVIVGTVKMSWSHAFYDSQTWENILKDRMGSSLMIETARNPTCPKVAAVSTIVNRGITPKAFVFRNYGHFPGINSHYLGGCQYKMWQAIRASSAAPGYFAEYALGNDLHQDGGLLLNNPSALAMHECKCLWPDVPLECIVSLGTGRYESDVRNSVTYTSLKTKLSNVINSATDTEEVHVMLDGLLPPDTYFRFNPVMCENIPLDESRNEKLNQLQLEGLKYIERNEEKMKKLAKILTQEKTTLQKINDWIKLKTDMYEGLPFFSKL